The Henckelia pumila isolate YLH828 chromosome 2, ASM3356847v2, whole genome shotgun sequence genome includes a window with the following:
- the LOC140877876 gene encoding cyclin-dependent kinase G-2-like: MVTIDYQTHFPKPKTPLFTIDYQMHFPKPKIACGRADEYEILHEIGRGSYGRVYQAREKKKVQIVAINKKIVHGLSTSSLRKIDILRSLVGCPWFVEFKQVVVDGRKDEDDHVYVVMEFVKNDLRRYMDGMAWAFTEAEVNHSRRVGSLWYKAPKLLDRGVERYSCAVDMWSVGCIMREMLLDQVLFKGTSEEEQLQMILTKHEEEEKFFLVFEEGLHLLKSMLDLDPHSRITAD; encoded by the exons ATGGTGACCATCGATTATCAAACCCACTTCCCCAAGCCAAAAACACCGTTATTCACTATAGATTATCAAATGCACTTCCCCAAGCCAAAAATCGCGTGCGGGAGAGCAGATGAGTACGAAATTTTGCACGAGATTGGTCGAGGAAGCTACGGCAGAGTTTACCAAGCCCGCGAGAAGAAAAAAGTCCAGATCGTGGCCATCAATAAAAAAATCGTCCATGGACTATCAACATCTTCTTTGAGAAAAATCGACATTCTTCGGTCCCTCGTCGGTTGCCCGTGGTTCGTTGAGTTCAAACAAGTTGTGGTGGATGGACGCAAGGACGAAGATGATCATGTGTACGTGGTGATGGAGTTCGTAAAAAACGACCTCAGACGGTATATGGATGGAATGGCGTGGGCTTTCACGGAAGCCGAAGTCAA CCATTCTCGTCGTGTAGGGTCTCTGTGGTACAAGGCCCCGAAGCTGCTCGATCGTGGAGTGGAGAGATATTCGTGTGCCGTGGATATGTGGTCCGTTGGGTGTATTATGAGAGAGATGTTGCTGGACCAAGTGCTTTTCAAAGGGACGTCGGAGGAGGAACAACTGCAGATGATATTAACAAAGCACGAGGAagaagagaaattttttttggtttttgaaGAGGGGCTTCATCTGCTGAAAAGCATGTTAGATTTGGATCCCCACAGTAGAATAACAGCAGACTAA
- the LOC140877877 gene encoding cyclin-dependent kinase G-2-like → MVTIDYQTYFPKPKTPLITIDYQMHFPKPKIACGRANEYEILHEIGRGRYGRVYQACEKKTGKIVAIKKQIVHGISTSYLREIDILRSLVGCPWFVEFKQVVVDGRKDDDDHVYVVMEFVENNLRRYMDGMAWAFAESEVKCLMRQLLEEMRELLDEWMIEIASEWLYS, encoded by the exons ATGGTGACCATCGATTATCAAACCTACTTCCCCAAGCCAAAAACACCTTTAATCACCATAGATTATCAAATGCACTTCCCCAAGCCAAAAATCGCGTGCGGGAGAGCAAATGAGTACGAAATTTTGCACGAGATCGGTCGAGGAAGATACGGAAGAGTTTACCAAGCCTGCGAGAAGAAAACAGGCAAGATCGTGGCCATCAAGAAACAAATCGTCCATGGAATATCGACTTCTTATTTGAGAGAAATCGACATTCTCCGGTCCCTCGTCGGTTGCCCGTGGTTCGTTGAGTTCAAACAAGTTGTGGTGGATGGACGCAAGGACGACGATGATCATGTGTACGTGGTGATGGAGTTCGTCGAAAACAACCTCAGACGATATATGGATGGAATGGCGTGGGCTTTCGCGGAATCCGAAGTCAAGTGCTTGATGAGACAGTTGCTAGAAGAG ATGAGAGAATTGTTGGATGAGTGGATGATTGAAATCGCCTCAGAATGGCTCTATTCATAG